The following coding sequences are from one Microbacterium sp. SORGH_AS_0969 window:
- a CDS encoding stealth family protein: MRSIVPLPIDTDPWRALLSRPDIRMLDGILHVIDDASTPSDAERDDLLTVAEAVEAAGVSVMLVRDANRRPKLVVDTVDADAALAALRDPELGPIYLKARGEDPVPAHSVAPSPGSVEAYAVFRPRTSTEGSYRYGAALAPRLEFWRFGEKTIEAPRPSALTRRRFARADLDLVEIERYGRRWQTVAGMFDPHPKEFVGDIDMVFSWVDGSSSEFQRQRAARMQGYVVGDGDDNAARYRQVDELRYALRSVHMYAPWVRRIFIATDSPTPEWLADHPKVTIVRSEEFFADPSVLPTHNSHAVEAQLHRIPGLAEHFLYSNDDMFFGRPVTPELFFSGGGVSRFVESGIRIGSGAPHVDRSGHDNGLRVNRALLKERFGRVITLDLEHCATPLRRSVAFELEQEFADDYARTAASRFRSATDISVTNSLYHYYALATGRAVVTTEPRTRYVQTTQLDSLRTMERLVSRRDTDMFCLNDGSVPEIPEEVRVPALRACLERYFPIAAPWEKTSVSAEPAAASSAATPAH, from the coding sequence ATGCGCTCGATCGTTCCCCTTCCGATCGACACCGACCCCTGGCGGGCGCTCCTTTCGCGACCCGATATCCGGATGCTGGACGGCATCCTCCACGTCATCGACGACGCGTCCACCCCATCGGATGCCGAGCGAGACGACCTGCTGACCGTCGCCGAGGCCGTCGAAGCCGCCGGCGTCTCCGTGATGCTCGTTCGCGACGCCAACCGGCGGCCGAAGCTCGTCGTCGACACGGTCGACGCGGATGCCGCTCTCGCCGCTCTGCGCGACCCCGAGCTGGGTCCGATCTACCTCAAGGCGCGTGGCGAGGACCCGGTCCCTGCTCACAGCGTCGCCCCCTCCCCCGGCTCGGTGGAGGCGTACGCCGTCTTCCGTCCGCGCACCTCGACCGAGGGCTCGTACCGGTACGGAGCGGCCCTCGCCCCGCGGCTGGAGTTCTGGCGGTTCGGCGAGAAGACCATCGAGGCTCCGCGCCCGAGCGCCCTCACCCGCCGCCGCTTCGCGCGGGCCGACCTCGACCTCGTCGAGATCGAGCGGTACGGCCGCCGGTGGCAGACGGTCGCGGGCATGTTCGACCCGCACCCGAAAGAGTTCGTCGGCGACATCGACATGGTGTTCTCGTGGGTCGACGGGTCGTCGAGCGAGTTCCAGCGGCAGCGCGCCGCACGCATGCAGGGCTACGTCGTGGGCGACGGCGACGACAACGCCGCCCGCTACCGACAGGTCGACGAACTGCGGTACGCGCTGCGGAGCGTCCACATGTACGCGCCCTGGGTGCGCCGCATCTTCATCGCGACCGACTCCCCGACCCCGGAGTGGCTCGCGGACCACCCCAAGGTCACGATCGTGCGCAGCGAGGAGTTCTTCGCCGACCCCTCGGTGCTCCCGACGCACAACTCGCACGCCGTCGAGGCGCAGCTTCACCGCATCCCCGGGCTCGCCGAGCACTTCCTCTACAGTAACGACGACATGTTCTTCGGTCGCCCCGTCACCCCCGAACTGTTCTTCAGCGGCGGCGGCGTGAGCCGTTTCGTCGAGAGCGGCATCCGGATCGGCAGCGGCGCCCCGCACGTGGACCGCTCGGGCCACGACAACGGTCTGCGCGTGAACCGGGCGCTGCTGAAGGAGCGCTTCGGCCGGGTGATCACGCTCGACCTGGAGCACTGCGCGACGCCGCTGCGCCGCTCCGTGGCGTTCGAGCTCGAGCAGGAGTTCGCCGACGACTACGCGCGGACGGCCGCGAGCCGTTTTCGTTCGGCCACCGACATCTCGGTCACGAACAGCCTCTACCACTACTACGCGCTGGCCACGGGCCGCGCGGTCGTCACGACCGAGCCGCGCACGCGCTACGTCCAGACGACGCAGCTCGATTCGCTGCGCACGATGGAGCGTCTCGTCTCGCGCCGCGACACCGACATGTTCTGCCTCAACGACGGGAGCGTGCCCGAGATCCCCGAGGAGGTGCGGGTGCCCGCGCTCCGCGCGTGCCTCGAGCGCTACTTCCCGATCGCGGCCCCGTGGGAGAAGACGAGCGTCAGCGCAGAACCGGCAGCGGCGTCGTCGGCGGCGACACCCGCCCACTGA
- a CDS encoding ABC transporter permease gives MNLIGEAFAWIFSGDQSPYDPLGTALGVQLVYTLIAVVVAGAIAIPLGWFIGHTGKGRETAVAISGAARAIPSFGLLILLTLLLGVLHKPEAAVISFVILAIPSLLAGAYTGLEAIDRRVIDAGRSMGMTQMQVFWRIEVPLGLPLLVGGIRAATLQVLATVTIAAYIGLGGLGQYIVAAIPLRRFDMLIGGAILVAALALVTDGLFALLQHLVVPRGIRVAGAAQPRRRSARRRRAEALAVGSPAAPPATP, from the coding sequence ATGAACCTCATCGGCGAGGCGTTCGCGTGGATCTTCTCGGGCGATCAGAGTCCCTACGACCCGCTCGGCACGGCGCTGGGCGTGCAGCTCGTGTACACGCTCATCGCGGTCGTCGTCGCGGGGGCGATCGCCATCCCGCTCGGCTGGTTCATCGGTCACACCGGCAAGGGACGCGAGACCGCGGTCGCGATCTCGGGGGCGGCGCGCGCGATCCCGTCGTTCGGCCTGCTGATCCTGCTGACGCTGCTCCTCGGGGTGCTGCACAAGCCCGAGGCGGCGGTCATCTCGTTCGTCATCCTCGCGATCCCTTCGCTCCTCGCCGGCGCCTACACGGGCCTCGAGGCGATCGACCGTCGCGTGATCGACGCGGGGCGCTCGATGGGCATGACCCAGATGCAGGTCTTCTGGCGCATCGAGGTCCCCCTCGGGCTGCCGCTGCTGGTCGGCGGCATCCGCGCCGCGACCCTTCAGGTGCTGGCCACGGTCACGATCGCGGCCTACATCGGCCTCGGCGGGCTCGGCCAGTACATCGTGGCCGCGATTCCACTCCGCCGCTTCGACATGCTCATCGGCGGCGCGATCCTCGTCGCCGCGCTCGCGCTCGTCACCGACGGGCTCTTCGCCCTTCTTCAGCACCTCGTGGTGCCCCGCGGCATCCGTGTCGCCGGTGCCGCCCAGCCCCGGCGACGCTCAGCCCGCCGTCGCCGTGCCGAAGCTCTCGCCGTGGGATCGCCCGCAGCGCCCCCGGCGACCCCCTGA
- a CDS encoding DUF427 domain-containing protein, whose protein sequence is MKAVLDGVVIAEADRDDVVSIEGNWYFPPRAVREGALNESPTPYTCPWKGEVQYWNVSLDGAELADGAWSYPDLRPGAVERVGTDFAGYVAFDRKVVVSD, encoded by the coding sequence ATGAAGGCAGTGCTCGACGGCGTCGTGATCGCCGAAGCCGACCGCGACGACGTGGTGTCGATCGAGGGCAACTGGTACTTCCCGCCGCGCGCTGTGCGCGAGGGCGCCCTGAACGAGAGCCCCACTCCGTACACCTGCCCGTGGAAGGGCGAGGTGCAGTACTGGAACGTCTCGCTCGACGGGGCGGAGCTCGCCGACGGCGCCTGGTCGTACCCCGACCTGCGCCCCGGCGCGGTGGAGCGCGTCGGCACCGACTTCGCCGGCTACGTGGCTTTCGACCGCAAGGTCGTGGTCTCCGACTGA
- a CDS encoding ABC transporter permease: MNWVVNNLELIGELTLVHLRQSLIALVVGFVVSIPIGWVAWRYRLVRSSVITITGLLYTIPSLALLILVPVITGWYSIISENNLVVALAIYAVAILVRAVADGLDSVDAGVRQAATAIGYGSFRRFWAVEFPLAGPVVLAGLRVTSASTIALATVGILVGIQNLGYLFTNGLQRRIIPEVFAGVIAVVVIALVVDLLLVLAGRLLMPWTRGARTVSRISNRTLVKA; the protein is encoded by the coding sequence GTGAACTGGGTCGTCAACAATCTCGAGCTGATCGGGGAACTGACCCTGGTGCACCTGCGTCAGAGCCTCATCGCCCTGGTCGTCGGCTTCGTCGTGAGCATTCCGATCGGGTGGGTCGCGTGGCGCTATCGCCTCGTCCGCAGCAGCGTGATCACGATCACCGGCCTGCTCTACACGATCCCCTCACTCGCCCTTCTGATCCTCGTCCCCGTTATCACCGGCTGGTACAGCATCATCAGCGAGAACAACCTCGTCGTCGCGCTCGCGATCTACGCGGTGGCGATCCTCGTTCGCGCCGTCGCCGACGGCCTGGATTCGGTGGATGCCGGGGTGCGCCAGGCGGCCACGGCGATCGGCTACGGGTCGTTCCGTCGGTTCTGGGCGGTGGAGTTCCCGCTCGCCGGTCCCGTGGTGCTCGCGGGGCTACGTGTGACCTCGGCCAGCACGATCGCGCTCGCGACGGTCGGCATCCTCGTCGGCATCCAGAACCTCGGTTACCTGTTCACGAACGGCCTCCAGCGCCGCATCATCCCCGAGGTGTTCGCCGGGGTGATCGCGGTCGTGGTGATCGCTCTCGTCGTCGATCTGCTCCTCGTTCTCGCCGGGCGTCTGCTCATGCCGTGGACGCGGGGTGCACGGACCGTGTCGCGCATCTCCAACCGCACGCTGGTGAAGGCATGA
- the mgrA gene encoding L-glyceraldehyde 3-phosphate reductase: protein MTDPARFGPDVPDLHRPYSARDARYSSVAYRQVGRSGLFLPPISLGLWWNFGDNVPFDRQREVLRHAFDRGITHFDLANNYGPPYGSAETNFGRMMREDFGRYRDELIISSKAGYDMWPGPYGNWGSRKYLLASADQSLKRMSVDYVDIFYSHRVDPVTPIEETIGALDTLVRQGKALYVGISSYSAERTAEAAAVARSLGTPLVIHQPSYSILNRWVEDGLTSTLRQEGMGAIAFTPLAQGLLTDKYLGDGQADRSQKRSSLPDRMLTDAALSALRSLNVIAKERGQTLAQMALQWVLRDETVASALIGASRTQQLDENLAALEGPAFDTEELERIDALSEAADVDLWRASSSS, encoded by the coding sequence GTGACTGATCCCGCTCGATTCGGCCCGGACGTACCTGACCTTCACCGGCCTTACAGCGCGCGGGATGCGCGATATTCCAGTGTCGCATACCGGCAGGTCGGTCGGAGCGGCCTCTTCCTCCCCCCGATCTCCCTCGGATTGTGGTGGAACTTCGGCGACAACGTGCCCTTCGACCGCCAGCGCGAGGTGCTTCGTCACGCTTTCGACCGCGGCATCACGCACTTCGACCTCGCGAACAACTACGGCCCGCCGTACGGCTCGGCCGAGACGAACTTCGGCCGCATGATGCGCGAGGACTTCGGCCGGTATCGCGACGAGCTGATCATCTCGTCGAAGGCCGGCTACGACATGTGGCCCGGGCCCTACGGCAACTGGGGATCGCGCAAGTACCTCCTGGCGAGCGCCGACCAGTCGCTGAAGCGCATGAGCGTCGACTACGTCGACATCTTCTACTCGCACCGCGTCGACCCGGTGACCCCCATCGAAGAGACGATCGGCGCCCTCGATACGCTCGTCCGGCAGGGCAAGGCGCTCTACGTCGGCATTTCGTCGTACAGCGCCGAGCGCACCGCCGAGGCCGCCGCCGTGGCCCGCTCGCTCGGCACGCCGCTGGTGATCCACCAGCCGTCGTACTCGATCCTCAACCGCTGGGTCGAGGACGGGCTCACCTCCACGCTCCGGCAGGAGGGCATGGGCGCGATCGCCTTCACGCCCCTGGCGCAGGGGCTCCTCACCGACAAGTACCTCGGCGACGGTCAGGCCGACCGCTCCCAGAAGCGTTCTTCCCTGCCCGACCGGATGCTGACGGATGCCGCCCTCTCGGCGCTGCGGAGCCTGAACGTCATCGCGAAGGAGCGCGGGCAGACCCTGGCGCAGATGGCGCTGCAATGGGTGCTGCGCGATGAGACCGTGGCATCCGCCCTCATCGGCGCCTCGCGGACGCAGCAGCTCGACGAGAACCTCGCCGCGCTCGAGGGCCCGGCGTTCGACACCGAAGAGCTGGAGCGCATCGACGCGCTGTCCGAGGCCGCCGACGTCGACCTCTGGCGGGCGTCGTCGTCATCATGA
- a CDS encoding ABC transporter substrate-binding protein: MFTARTRKGLGLFAGLAVASLAFAGCSGGSSDPLSNGGGDASASSATIVVGSQAYYSNEIIAEIYAQALEGAGKTVTRQFQIGQRDAYIPLLEDGTVSVFPEYTGNLLQFFEKDTTARTSEDVYKALPAALPEGLEVLDQSPATDQDSYTVTKAFADANGLTSIADLAKVTSGLTLGGNLELAERPYGPTGLQSTYGVSVQFSATGDTTVDDLVAGTVQVANVYTADPRIKTDNLVTLTDPKGLFLASNVVPVVNANIAPEVSDVLNKVSAKLTTEGLVALNVESKVDQKSSADIAKEWLSANGL; the protein is encoded by the coding sequence ATGTTCACAGCACGAACCCGGAAGGGCCTCGGCCTCTTCGCCGGCCTCGCGGTCGCCTCCCTCGCCTTCGCCGGTTGCAGCGGCGGGTCGAGCGACCCCCTCAGCAACGGCGGCGGCGACGCCTCGGCCTCGTCCGCCACGATCGTCGTCGGCTCGCAGGCGTACTACTCGAACGAGATCATCGCCGAGATCTACGCCCAGGCCCTGGAGGGCGCGGGCAAGACGGTGACCCGCCAGTTCCAGATCGGTCAGCGCGACGCCTACATCCCGTTGCTCGAGGACGGCACCGTCTCGGTCTTCCCCGAGTACACCGGCAACCTCCTGCAGTTCTTCGAGAAGGACACCACCGCCCGCACCTCGGAGGACGTCTACAAGGCGCTGCCCGCCGCCCTTCCCGAGGGCCTCGAGGTCCTCGACCAGTCGCCCGCGACCGACCAGGACTCGTACACCGTCACCAAGGCCTTCGCCGACGCGAACGGTCTCACTTCGATCGCCGACCTCGCCAAGGTGACCTCGGGTCTCACCCTCGGAGGCAACCTCGAGCTCGCCGAGCGCCCCTACGGGCCGACGGGTCTGCAGTCGACCTATGGCGTCAGCGTGCAGTTCTCGGCCACCGGCGACACCACGGTCGACGACCTCGTCGCCGGCACGGTCCAGGTCGCGAACGTCTACACGGCCGACCCCCGTATCAAGACCGACAACCTCGTCACGCTGACCGACCCCAAGGGGTTGTTCCTCGCGTCGAACGTCGTGCCGGTCGTGAATGCGAACATTGCGCCCGAGGTGTCCGACGTGCTGAACAAGGTCAGCGCGAAGCTCACGACCGAGGGCCTCGTCGCACTCAACGTCGAGTCCAAGGTCGACCAGAAGTCGTCCGCCGACATCGCGAAGGAATGGCTCTCGGCCAACGGCCTCTGA
- a CDS encoding phosphodiesterase → MRYAEYPRAERVLLHLSDTHLRAGGAPLYDDVDSEAYLARAVAAIEASGVRPDALVFTGDLADFGEADAYDRVRALVEPLAARLETRVVWVMGNHDDRATFRSHLLPGDAADATAPVDRVDEFDGLRIVTLDTSVPGAHHGEVTADQLAWLADVLSTPAPLGTILAMHHPPVPSVLDLAASVELRDQRSLAAVLRGSDVRTILAGHLHYSTFATFAGIPVSVASATCYTQDLMVPVGGTRPQDAAQGFNIVHVYDETIVHSVVPLATSDALQYVDAAESQRRLRDAGIEVPANRGLSGRVSPPTTPLPVLR, encoded by the coding sequence ATGCGTTACGCCGAGTACCCCCGAGCCGAGAGGGTGCTGCTGCACCTGAGCGACACCCACCTGCGCGCCGGCGGGGCGCCGCTTTACGACGACGTCGACTCCGAGGCGTACCTCGCCCGCGCGGTCGCCGCGATCGAGGCCTCCGGGGTCCGTCCCGATGCCCTGGTGTTCACGGGAGACCTCGCCGATTTCGGTGAGGCCGACGCCTACGACCGGGTGCGCGCACTCGTCGAGCCGCTCGCCGCGCGTCTCGAGACGCGGGTCGTGTGGGTCATGGGCAACCACGACGACCGTGCGACGTTCCGCTCGCATCTGCTTCCCGGCGACGCGGCCGATGCCACGGCGCCCGTCGACCGCGTCGACGAGTTCGACGGTCTGCGCATCGTCACGCTCGACACGTCCGTCCCCGGTGCCCACCACGGCGAGGTCACCGCCGACCAGCTCGCCTGGCTCGCGGACGTGCTGTCGACGCCCGCTCCGCTCGGCACGATCCTCGCCATGCACCACCCGCCGGTCCCGAGCGTGCTCGATCTCGCCGCGTCGGTGGAGTTGCGCGACCAGCGGAGCCTCGCCGCCGTGCTGCGCGGATCCGACGTCCGCACGATCCTCGCCGGACACCTGCACTACTCGACTTTCGCCACGTTCGCCGGTATCCCGGTGTCGGTGGCCTCAGCCACCTGCTACACGCAGGACCTGATGGTTCCCGTCGGCGGAACCCGCCCCCAGGACGCGGCGCAGGGCTTCAACATCGTGCACGTCTACGACGAGACCATCGTGCATTCCGTGGTGCCGCTCGCGACCAGCGACGCCCTCCAGTACGTGGATGCCGCCGAGTCGCAGCGGCGCCTCCGTGACGCCGGCATCGAGGTCCCGGCGAACCGCGGACTCAGTGGGCGGGTGTCGCCGCCGACGACGCCGCTGCCGGTTCTGCGCTGA
- a CDS encoding ABC transporter ATP-binding protein, with product MIEFSTVSKVFPDGTRAVDEFSLVIPSRKTTVLVGSSGCGKTTLLRMINRMVEPSSGTISIDGDDIGGKPAVQLRRSIGYVMQNSGLLPHFTVADNIATVPVLQGQSRKTARKRALELMETVGLDTAMADRYPSQLSGGQQQRVGVARGLAADPNILLMDEPFGAVDPIVRDELQQELLRLQSEIGKTIVFVTHDIDEAFLLGDQVVILEKGAHIAQVGSPSEIVENPASDFVASFIGAVKGKRALHLKQTSRGTVVVDAEGRTQGALVEDSHP from the coding sequence ATGATCGAGTTCTCGACCGTCTCGAAGGTCTTCCCCGACGGCACCCGCGCCGTCGATGAGTTCAGCCTCGTCATCCCTTCGCGCAAGACGACCGTGCTGGTCGGATCCTCCGGCTGCGGCAAGACGACGCTGCTGCGGATGATCAACCGGATGGTCGAGCCTTCCTCCGGCACGATCTCGATCGACGGCGACGACATCGGGGGAAAGCCCGCGGTGCAGCTGCGCCGCAGCATCGGCTACGTCATGCAGAACTCCGGTCTCCTGCCGCACTTCACCGTCGCCGACAACATCGCCACCGTCCCCGTGCTCCAGGGACAGAGCCGCAAGACCGCGCGCAAGCGGGCGCTCGAGCTCATGGAGACCGTGGGCCTCGACACCGCGATGGCCGACCGCTACCCCAGCCAGCTCTCCGGCGGTCAGCAGCAGCGCGTGGGCGTGGCCCGCGGGCTGGCCGCCGACCCCAACATCCTCCTCATGGACGAGCCGTTCGGCGCGGTCGACCCGATCGTCCGCGACGAGTTGCAGCAGGAGCTCCTGCGCCTGCAGAGCGAGATCGGCAAGACCATCGTCTTCGTCACGCACGACATCGACGAGGCGTTCCTCCTCGGCGATCAGGTCGTGATCCTCGAGAAGGGCGCCCACATCGCGCAGGTCGGCTCTCCGAGCGAGATCGTCGAGAACCCGGCATCCGACTTCGTGGCGAGCTTCATCGGTGCCGTCAAAGGCAAGCGCGCCCTGCACCTCAAGCAGACGTCACGCGGGACGGTCGTTGTGGATGCCGAGGGGCGCACGCAGGGCGCTCTCGTGGAGGACTCCCACCCGTGA
- a CDS encoding ABC-F family ATP-binding cassette domain-containing protein produces MAHLLGGEALHLEYPTKVVFDSVSLGVNEGDRIGIVGRNGDGKSSLLGMLAGIREPDGGRVTVRGGVTVGVLDQQDTLDDDDTIGHAVVGDRAEHEWAGDARTRDVIAGLLGDLPWDARLGDLSGGQRRRVALARLLSGDWDVLFLDEPTNHLDVEAITWLAGHLKKRWAPSAGGLLVVTHDRWFLDEICNTTWEVHDRIVEPFEGGYAAYILQRVERDRQAASIEQRRQNLARKELAWLRRGAPARTSKPKFRIDAANELIADVPEIRDKVALQSLAVARLGKDVVDLLDAGVAFGDKTVLKDVEWRIAPGERTGILGVNGAGKSTLLSLITGTLEPTSGRVKRGKTVKVATLTQRLDELEQHLNDPVRVVIAGLRTTYSFGAGSKAQELTPGQLLERLGFSSAQLSTPVKDLSGGQKRRLQLLLILLDQPNVLILDEPTNDLDTDMLAAMEDLLDSWSGTLIVVSHDRYFLERVTDQQYAILDAKLRHLPGGVDEYLRLRALQDAEPSRSTAAGAAASRGLQGADLRAAQKEASATERKIEKLQQQIDRAKAALAEHDQGDYVGLGKEMQRISGLEAERDELEMRWFELTEAIG; encoded by the coding sequence ATGGCACATCTGCTCGGGGGCGAAGCCCTGCACCTGGAATACCCGACCAAGGTCGTCTTCGACTCCGTCTCGCTCGGCGTGAACGAGGGCGATCGCATCGGCATCGTCGGTCGCAACGGCGACGGCAAGTCGAGCCTGCTCGGCATGCTCGCGGGCATCCGCGAGCCCGACGGCGGTCGCGTGACGGTGCGCGGGGGAGTGACCGTGGGCGTCCTCGATCAGCAGGACACGCTCGACGACGACGACACCATCGGCCACGCGGTCGTCGGCGACCGCGCCGAGCACGAGTGGGCGGGAGACGCGCGCACGCGTGATGTGATCGCGGGGCTGCTCGGCGACCTGCCGTGGGACGCGCGTCTCGGCGACCTCTCCGGCGGCCAACGACGCCGCGTCGCGCTGGCGAGGCTGCTCTCAGGCGACTGGGACGTGCTGTTCCTCGACGAGCCCACCAACCACCTCGACGTCGAGGCCATCACCTGGCTCGCCGGGCACCTCAAGAAGCGCTGGGCGCCGAGTGCGGGCGGACTCCTGGTCGTCACGCACGACCGGTGGTTCCTCGACGAGATCTGCAACACCACGTGGGAGGTGCACGACCGCATCGTCGAGCCCTTCGAGGGCGGTTACGCGGCGTACATCCTGCAGCGTGTCGAGCGCGACCGCCAGGCGGCATCCATCGAACAGCGTCGGCAGAACCTCGCCCGCAAAGAGCTCGCGTGGCTGCGCCGCGGCGCGCCCGCCCGCACGTCGAAGCCGAAGTTCCGCATCGACGCCGCGAACGAGCTCATCGCCGATGTTCCGGAGATCCGCGACAAGGTGGCGCTGCAGTCGCTCGCGGTCGCACGCCTGGGCAAGGACGTCGTCGATCTTCTCGACGCGGGCGTCGCGTTCGGCGACAAGACGGTGCTGAAGGACGTCGAGTGGCGCATCGCGCCGGGGGAGCGCACCGGCATCCTCGGGGTGAACGGCGCGGGCAAGTCGACGCTCCTCAGCCTCATCACCGGCACGCTCGAACCCACGAGCGGTCGCGTGAAGCGCGGGAAGACCGTCAAGGTCGCGACCCTCACCCAGCGTCTCGACGAACTCGAGCAGCACCTGAACGACCCGGTGCGCGTCGTCATCGCGGGGCTCCGCACCACGTACTCCTTCGGCGCGGGGTCCAAGGCGCAAGAGCTCACCCCGGGCCAGCTGCTCGAGCGGCTCGGGTTCTCGAGCGCGCAGCTCTCGACGCCGGTGAAAGACCTCTCGGGCGGACAGAAGCGGCGTCTGCAGCTCCTGTTGATCCTGCTCGACCAGCCCAACGTGCTGATCCTCGACGAGCCGACCAACGACCTCGACACCGACATGCTCGCGGCGATGGAAGACCTGCTGGACTCGTGGTCCGGCACGCTCATCGTCGTCTCCCACGACCGGTACTTCCTCGAGCGCGTCACCGATCAGCAGTACGCGATCCTGGATGCCAAGCTCCGCCACCTCCCCGGTGGAGTGGACGAGTACCTGCGGCTCCGGGCACTTCAGGATGCCGAGCCCTCGCGGTCGACGGCGGCTGGGGCCGCGGCATCCAGGGGCCTCCAGGGCGCCGACCTTCGCGCGGCGCAGAAGGAGGCATCCGCCACCGAGCGCAAGATCGAGAAGCTGCAGCAGCAGATCGACCGGGCCAAGGCGGCGCTCGCCGAGCACGACCAGGGCGACTACGTCGGTCTCGGCAAGGAGATGCAGCGCATCTCGGGTCTCGAGGCCGAGCGCGACGAGCTCGAGATGCGGTGGTTCGAGCTCACCGAGGCGATCGGCTGA
- a CDS encoding MarR family winged helix-turn-helix transcriptional regulator gives MRQRPDLDFSPLEVLSRVARLSRHLDIARKEAFRRSDIESWEWDVLSALRRAGEPYQLSPKQLLQQTLVSSGTMTNRIDRLVARRFVRRESDPGDGRSILVTLTDDGRVRVDAAITRLVDAEALLLDGLSRSDRDRLATLLRKLSMGFDA, from the coding sequence ATGCGCCAACGCCCCGACCTCGACTTCTCTCCCCTCGAGGTGCTCTCGCGCGTCGCGCGCCTCTCGCGTCACCTCGACATCGCCCGGAAGGAAGCCTTCCGCCGCAGTGACATCGAGTCGTGGGAGTGGGATGTCCTCTCGGCGTTGCGGCGCGCGGGCGAGCCGTACCAGCTCAGCCCGAAGCAACTCCTGCAGCAGACGCTCGTCTCGAGCGGCACGATGACCAACCGCATCGACCGGCTCGTCGCCCGCCGGTTCGTGCGGCGCGAATCCGACCCCGGCGATGGACGGAGCATTCTCGTGACCCTGACCGACGACGGCCGTGTGCGTGTCGACGCCGCGATCACCCGCCTGGTCGACGCCGAAGCGCTGCTTCTCGACGGCCTGTCGCGCAGCGACCGCGACCGTTTGGCCACCCTGCTGCGCAAGCTGAGCATGGGATTCGACGCGTGA